A single genomic interval of Hevea brasiliensis isolate MT/VB/25A 57/8 chromosome 4, ASM3005281v1, whole genome shotgun sequence harbors:
- the LOC110652130 gene encoding pectinesterase inhibitor 3 yields the protein MPPPIFFSLLTLIFLFLSLSFTPYSAAASFRRNAQKDLVRSSCLHASYPKLCIHTLSSYSGPANTPRDLAQAAVKVSLTRARRVSKYLRTLSGLKTKRERAALKDCVEQISDSVEELSSTLGELKHLRGETFGWQLSNAETWVSAALTNEDTCLDGFEGVESKVKSDVKRKMRNMARVTSNALYMINRLDESGGSHNP from the coding sequence ATGCCTCCTCCCATCTTCTTCTCTCTCCTCACCCTTATCTTCCtcttcctttctctctctttcacTCCCTACTCTGCCGCTGCAAGCTTCAGGCGGAATGCACAGAAAGATCTAGTCCGCTCATCTTGTCTCCATGCCAGTTACCCTAAACTCTGTATCCACACTCTCTCCTCCTACTCTGGCCCTGCGAACACCCCTCGCGACTTAGCCCAAGCGGCCGTGAAGGTCAGCCTGACTCGTGCCCGTAGAGTCTCCAAGTACCTAAGAACGCTTTCTGGGCTTAAAACTAAGAGAGAGCGAGCGGCGCTGAAAGACTGTGTGGAGCAGATATCTGACTCGGTGGAGGAGTTAAGCAGCACACTGGGTGAATTGAAGCATTTGAGAGGAGAAACGTTCGGGTGGCAGCTGAGCAATGCGGAGACATGGGTGAGCGCGGCTTTGACGAACGAGGACACGTGTCTTGATGGGTTTGAAGGAGTTGAGAGCAAAGTGAAGAGTGATGTGAAGCGAAAGATGAGGAATATGGCTAGGGTTACTAGCAATGCTCTGTACATGATTAATCGCCTTGATGAGAGTGGCGGTAGCCATAATCCTTGA
- the LOC110652129 gene encoding 3-oxoacyl-[acyl-carrier-protein] synthase II, chloroplastic — MMASASFSSPLCTWLVAACMSVTCAKENWTGTHTFHSSPLGDRLNRWARRRRAFLSKYNSGSSAVAATCSQFLSKGLSSSFSGSSLQGLMTCLAFEPCSHYYSSDGLFGSRNLNLNRRRLNRPPHSGEVMAVAVQPEKEVATKKKPVMKQRRVVVTGMGVVTPLGHDPDVFYNNLLEGVSGISQIEAFDCSQFPTRIAGEIKSFSTDGWVAPKLSKRMDKFMLYMLTAGKKALADGGITEDIMDELDKAKCGVLIGSAMGGMKVFNDAIEALRISYKKMNPFCVPFATTNMGSAMLAMDLGWMGPNYSISTACATSNFCILNAANHIIRGEANIMLCGGSDATIIPIGLGGFVACRALSQRNDDPTKASRPWDMNRDGFVMGEGAGVLLLEELEHAKKRGANIYAEFLGGSFTCDAYHMTEPHPDGIGISLCIEKALAQAGVSKEDVNYINAHATSTPAGDLKEYEALMRCFGQNPELRVNSTKSMIGHLLGAAGAVEAIAAIQAIRTGWIHPNTNLEKPDEGVETKVLVGPKKERLEVKVALSNSFGFGGHNSSILFAPYK, encoded by the exons ATGATGGCGTCAGCTTCCTTCTCGTCTCCGTTATGCACGTGGCTGGTGGCTGCGTGCATGTCGGTCACGTGCGCCAAGGAGAATTGGACCGGCACCCACACGTTTCATTCATCTCCACTGGGCGATAGACTCAACCGCTGGGCTCGCAGAAGAAGGGCTTTTCTCTCCAAATATAACAGCGGCAGCTCTGCTGTTGCTGCTACCTGCTCTCAGTTTCTCTCCAAAGGTTTGTCCTCTTCCTTTTCTGGATCCAGCTTGCAaggattgatgacttgtttggcTTTTGAGCCCTGTAGTCACTACTACAGCTCCGATGGCCTTTTTGGATCCAGAAATCTCAATCTTAACCGACGAAGACTCAATCGTCCTCCTCATTctg gggAAGTCATGGCAGTAGCTGTACAACCTGAAAAGGAAGTTGCAACAAAGAAGAAACCTGTTATGAAGCAAAGGCGAGTGGTTGTGACAGGTATGGGTGTCGTGACACCCCTTGGTCATGATCCAGATGTCTTCTACAACAATCTGCTTGAAGGAGTTAGTGGCATAAGTCAGATAGAGGCTTTTGACTGTTCCCAATTTCCAACG AGGATTGCTGGAGAGATCAAGTCTTTCTCAACTGACGGATGGGTCGCACCAAAACTGTCCAAGAGAATGGATAAATTCATGCTTTACATGCTTACTGCTGGCAAAAAAGCCTTGGCTGATGGTGGCATCACTGAAGATATAATGGATGAGTTGGATAAAGCTAAATGTGGAGTTTTGATTGGCTCTGCAATGGGTGGCATGAAG GTTTTCAATGATGCAATTGAAGCACTAAGGATCTCATACAAGAAGATGAATCCTTTCTGTGTACCATTTGCGACTACAAATATGGGTTCTGCAATGCTTGCAATGGACCTG GGTTGGATGGGGCCAAACTATTCAATTTCCACTGCTTGTGCTACCAGCAACTTTTGTATATTGAATGCAGCAAACCACATCATTAGAGGCGAAGCT AATATCATGCTTTGTGGTGGCTCAGATGCAACAATTATACCTATTG GCTTGGGGGGTTTCGTGGCATGCAGAGCACTTTCACAGAGGAATGATGATCCTACGAAAGCTTCACGACCTTGGGATATG AATCGGGATGGATTTGTGATGGGGGAAGGAGCTGGTGTTCTACTATTAGAAGAACTAGAACATGCTAAG AAAAGAGGTGCAAATATATATGCGGAATTTCTTGGAGGGAGCTTTACCTGTGATGCCTATCACATGACTGAGCCACATCCTGATG GAATTGGCATCAGTCTCTGTATAGAAAAGGCATTAGCCCAGGCTGGAGTGTCTAAAGAGGATGTAAACTACATAAATGCACATGCTACGTCCACCCCAGCTGGTGACCTTAAAGAGTATGAAGCTCTCATGCGTTGTTTTGGCCAAAATCCTGAA ttGAGAGTGAACTCCACAAAGTCCATGATTGGCCATCTACTGGGAGCAGCTGGTGCTGTGGAAGCTATTGCAGCAATACAG GCAATACGGACGGGATGGATTCATCCGAACACCAACCTGGAAAAACCAGATGAAGGCGTG GAGACAAAAGTTCTAGTTGGCCCAAAGAAAGAGAGATTGGAAGTTAAGGTTGCATTGTCTAACTCATTTGGGTTTGGAGGCCATAACTCATCAATACTTTTTGCGCCGTACAAGTGA
- the LOC110650889 gene encoding uncharacterized protein LOC110650889, whose protein sequence is MNVLDSPIEALAFDYVSFGIFAVVNNLWTWVALVMAAVSFWRIRNAGAVALSGKSETLSSATCIDGLRNVNDSKQVLETSVPEPATQALPPQTPSSSGPAPTASVFEDDGVTRGTKFVMYYENERESDGNEDDELTVVGDQWGYGSGSDDCYGGGLGEWWERVIRMRKGDMGWYMYQDLTAINGNVVRLWDGKKKQSSSCGVW, encoded by the coding sequence ATGAACGTCTTGGATTCTCCTATTGAAGCTTTGGCTTTTGATTATGTAAGCTTTGGGATCTTTGCTGTTGTCAATAATCTATGGACGTGGGTCGCTCTTGTCATGGCAGCTGTCAGCTTCTGGAGGATCAGAAACGCCGGTGCCGTTGCACTTTCCGGCAAATCGGAGACACTTTCTTCAGCTACTTGTATTGACGGGCTCCGGAACGTGAATGATTCTAAGCAGGTTCTCGAAACATCGGTACCCGAGCCAGCTACTCAGGCACTGCCACCACAAACGCCATCATCTTCAGGCCCAGCTCCAACTGCATCGGTTTTTGAAGATGACGGAGTTACCAGAGGGACGAAGTTTGTAATGTATTACGAAAATGAAAGAGAAAGTGACGGGAACGAAGACGACGAGTTAACGGTGGTTGGAGATCAGTGGGGATATGGAAGTGGAAGTGATGATTGCTATGGTGGTGGGTTGGGAGAGTGGTGGGAGAGAGTGATAAGGATGAGAAAGGGGGATATGGGATGGTACATGTACCAGGATTTGACGGCGATAAACGGCAACGTCGTTAGATTATGGGATGGAAAAAAGAAGCAATCGTCAAGCTGCGGTGTATGGTAA
- the LOC110650892 gene encoding putative pectinesterase 63 has translation MKQFYSLASILIALLHLQLLPTAVSNSKQVPTDFSKVGSWVVNNIKGYNQRKSDASKGIPHIAVDKRLAFAEDCVRVITVAKHAFADFQTITDAIHSIPVDNKQRTIIWINGGEYWEKITINSSKPFITFYGDPGDMPKIVFNGTASQYGTVYSATVAVESNYFMAVNVAFVNAAPMPDVNRTGAQAVAMRISGDKAAFHNCQFVGFQDTLCDDRGRHLFQDCYVRGTVDFIFGNGKSLYLNTTIESVAEGTGVITAQARKNVTEDSGFTFIYCNITGIGNNTYLGRAWKERPRVVFAYTYMGSLINDAGWSIGKHPESNETAYYGEYKCRGPGASSSGRVKYAKMLSDEEAKPFLSMTYINGNKWLIPPPKF, from the exons ATGAAACAATTCTATTCTCTCGCCTCAATTTTAATCGCATTACTCCATCTCCAACTCCTCCCCACAGCAGTTTCCAACTCAAAACAGGTACCTACAGATTTCTCAAAAGTCGGATCATGGGTTGTCAACAACATCAAAGGCTATAACCAGAGAAAATCCGATGCCTCCAAAGGAATTCCACATATTGCTGTGGACAAGCGCTTGGCCTTTGCCGAAGACTGCGTTAGGGTGATCACGGTTGCAAAGCATGCTTTCGCCGATTTTCAAACAATTACTGATGCCATTCATAGCATTCCGGTAGACAACAAGCAAAGAACCATCATTTGGATTAATGGTGGAGAGTATTGGGAGAAAATCACGATTAACAGCTCCAAGCCGTTTATTACGTTTTATGGGGATCCAGGGGATATGCCCAAGATTGTGTTTAACGGGACGGCGTCGCAGTATGGCACGGTCTACAGCGCCACCGTGGCCGTAGAGAGCAATTACTTTATGGCCGTGAATGTGGCGTTTGTG AATGCAGCTCCAATGCCAGATgtgaatagaacaggagcacagGCGGTGGCCATGAGAATATCAGGAGATAAAGCAGCATTTCACAACTGCCAATTCGTGGGGTTTCAAGACACCTTGTGCGATGACAGGGGCAGGCATTTATTCCAGGACTGCTACGTTCGTGGCACTGTGGATTTCATCTTTGGAAATGGAAAATCGCTCTACCTG AACACAACCATCGAATCGGTTGCTGAAGGCACAGGGGTGATCACAGCTCAAGCCAGAAAAAACGTAACTGAAGACAGTGGATTCACATTTATATACTGCAACATTACAGGGATCGGCAACAACACTTACCTTGGCCGTGCATGGAAGGAGAGGCCTAGGGTGGTGTTCGCTTACACGTACATGGGCAGCCTCATTAACGATGCAGGATGGTCCATTGGCAAACACCCTGAATCcaatga GACTGCGTACTATGGAGAGTACAAGTGCAGGGGACCAGGTGCTAGCTCCTCCGGCCGAGTCAAGTATGCAAAAATGTTATCAGATGAAGAAGCAAAACCCTTCTTGAGCATGACTTATATCAATGGAAACAAGTGGCTTATTCCACCTCCAAAGTTTTAG
- the LOC110650890 gene encoding uncharacterized protein LOC110650890, translated as MEEVKKFFRNISKSGDSSSETPYSFSGKGGVTTALSSSDQSRALMTRPPRQMVSLWTCSKLCSIFFVAGVVVGCTLKRRVRRWASKLLKRLKDD; from the exons atggaggaaGTAAAGAAATTTTTCCGTAACATTTCAAAGTCAGGGGATTCCTCGTCCGAGACTCCATACAGTTTCAGTGGAAAAGGAGGAGTAACTACTGCTTTATCTTCTTCTGATCAATCTCGGGCTTTGATGACTAGGCCTCCCAG ACAAATGGTTTCACTGTGGACCTGTTCAAAGCTTTGTTCGATTTTCTTTGTTGCTGGAGTTGTTGTTGGCTGCACGTTGAAGAGACGTGTTCGGAGGTGGGCTTCTAAGCTTCTCAAGAGATTGAAAGATGACTGA
- the LOC110650891 gene encoding auxin-responsive protein SAUR76-like produces the protein MAKGGKLTKLKSVLKKLNSFNKQSRSIAATVDSSSSTGDLHPVYVGKSRRRYLVSSDVIDHPLFRELAERSSESDSISIACEVVLFEHLLWMLENADPQPESLDELVQFYAC, from the coding sequence atggcCAAAGGTGGCAAGCTCACCAAGCTGAAGTCAGTCCTCAAGAAACTCAACTCATTCAATAAGCAAAGCCGCTCCATAGCCGCCACCGTGGACTCCTCCTCCTCCACCGGAGATCTCCACCCGGTGTACGTGGGGAAGTCTCGCAGACGCTACCTGGTAAGCTCGGACGTGATCGACCACCCGCTGTTTCGCGAGCTTGCAGAGAGGTCGAGTGAGTCGGATAGTATCAGCATTGCATGTGAAGTGGTTTTGTTCGAACACTTGCTATGGATGTTGGAGAACGCTGATCCACAGCCCGAGTCTCTGGACGAGCTGGTTCAGTTCTATGCTTGCTGA